GCCGACGTCCCTTCTCTAATCCTCTCAAACCAGAGCTTAAGAGATAACTAATCTTCTACAATTATAATTAGTTTAACTGATCACTAGCTGGTATTAACCAACTCCTTGCTGTATTAGCATCTCAAGTGGACTTTGAGCTGCCAAATGATTTGGCTTGTTCTgtgtttataattttatgcTTGACTTGATAGATTGCTAACATTAATGTTGTCCATAAAATAATAGAGCTAGAGTAATTCTTCTGGCCACCTTTAATCTTAGTCTTTAAATTAAGAGATGTGGAGGCAAAAGTAAAGTTGGAATACATAAGATTACCATATTTAACCAAAGTGTAGTATCGTCATTATACTCAATACGTGCAATGGTCGTATATGATATACATTTTGATTTCTCAATAAATTAGAGAGTTAAATTCTTGACTTATCCTAATCCCAACTCATTTTCTCGTACACTCTCGCTACTTGGACTAGCCTCAATAAAGTTGTTTATAATATCAACCTGTATTAATATCTAGATTTATAGTATGCCCTCACATTTTTAGTTACCTACACAAGTACAAATCCAGTACTCTTTGTTTCGCACACAAATACCCAATATAGTAAAATGACCTTAAATATCGTCGTACAATACAActaggttaaaaaaaaaactgtttttATAAAGAGTGTGAGTGACAGAGCAATGAAATGGGGATTTGATTGATTCATGAAGATTGAGCGCGTGTGAGAGACAGTGACACCCCCACACCAAaatgatctctctctctctctctctctctctctctctctctctctctctctctctctctctctctctctctctctcactcacactcaaaacatcaaatcaaaccaaaacacCAAACAAAGAGAGCTTTCATTTCATTCGACCTCTCCAGCACATAAAaaggcctctctctctctctctctctctctctctctctctctctctctcatattcaTTCACGCCCACACGCTGTGGTTTGCCATTCAACCTACACCGAGCACCATTGACGATGCAGTCAAACTGTCTCCCATATCATTTATGTTCCAATGGCCCTCACTTCTTCAAGTTAATTGCATCACTGCAGCTGCTTCCCAATTCATCATCAATTTATAACCAAAATTAATTCTAAcgaaaaacattaaaaataaaaaacaaacacatgtttcatcaaaagaaaaaccctttATACTTATGTACTTTCCTGACCATATAGCTCAGTCAAAATGACATCATTTAGATTGAACCCATTCCAATTTTGCTATAACATAAAGACAAAAATCTTGCATACAattatagtttttcttttcttttctttttttgtttcctcaagaaataaaaaaatttggaatatCATTACCATGTATATATGGACATGTATGGATGTGGAGAAGCATGAAGCATGGGGACATGACTTTGGTTGGAAGTTTGGTTTCCTTGCATTCCGCGAGAGAGATTCAAGTTTAAGCAAGCAAGTTAGCTAGCGATCGATCAAGTGTGTAAAACCATGCACGTGCGTATGAGTCGGACGCTTGCGTCAGCAACTGAGAGAGCCTCACTACATGCCAACATATCCAACGGTGCCGTGATcacctataaaaaaaacttatacaAATAAATCCAATTTTGTTAATCAACGACTCTTGTTGGTTGTGATCATCGATTTAATTCCATtcatatatatgccaaattaaattttcgaGGCCTAATTCTTTGTGCATCAATTTATATGAAACGTTTATTTGGACAGAGagatattataaaaaatttaatacatGAAATATGTATGACCGTTCGACTTCATACGTGGACAAATTTGACTCTAATACTACAAAAGAAAGTTCAGGTTCAACCCGAAAATTAATTAGCAACTTTCTATAAGTCCTTGCTATACTAACTAGGTTActttccaatttcttcaaatCCTCACATTAACCAAAAATCTACTGTAAAGAACTCATCAAATTCGAACTTATCCAAAAAGTCTCATGATCTTAAAGTCAATTATATCCTAGTGTTTTAGCTGACATGTTGGGATGACTACCCTAAATTAATGTTGAATCACATGCTTAAATTAACTGTGTATAGATCATGCAAGTAAGTAACTATACTTAACTGTTATGGTTTCCAATGCAGCTTATCATATAAGGGCTTAAAGTTCCATTGATTTCACTGttattgcttttttttctactttttgATACGTTGTCACAATCTTAAGTTAACTAATATGTTTTCATATATACCAACTAGTCTTTGATTTAGTGAAATATTATACAGGTGACGAGAACgatatatatttgtgatgaGTTCGATACTTATTTGTGGCTAGCTTTATTATTGGTAtgttaacacatttaacaaaTCTATCCTTTATATGTAATAAATATCAAAAGTTTGAATACAACATGACATGACATgctattattttacatgttTACTCTAGTATTACTGTATTAAATTCttgataaatttattatgtaCGTACCATATTAAATTCTCGATAAACATGTTGAATAGTACAAATTTGTTGGATtatttgtcctaacgaaatTTGGTTTATAAGATGCCCCAATCATTTAAGGGCATGAATAACGACAAAATGGCTTGATGGTAATTAAGCAATTAGGTAAGCCACTAATAATTGGATGGGAAGAGAAGATAGAAGGAGCCGGGGAGAGCCACGTAATCACACAAATCAGAAACTTGAAAAGACATCAACTGATggaggggaggggagggagggaggatCAAAACGAACGAGGGTCGCCCGTAAGACACGCCCTGACTCCCCCTCCGCCGACCCCAATTGCTAGCGGGCGGGCCCCACTTCAATTTCCCATGAGACCGACTCCCCACCCCCAGTGAAATGACAACTCCACCCCGGCCTGCTGCTTCTTCCAGTTAAAGAAATTACGTGTCACATGACTCACATGCAGTTCCAGTCTTATTCCTTTTCCATTATGATCACTTACTAGTCACAAAACCAAGATTTATAACCTTTTCCATTAGGCTTACATTTAGATGGTGTtagttgttaattaattaaaagcacCTCGTTAGGCAGATGGAAAGTTTGCTATAAtgaatgaattaattaatgcTCGAAGTTCATACAAGTATCGTTGTAGCGGAGAATAAATTCTGAAAAGTCTCACAACACTTTGTATATATCTGTTTCATTACGTGATAAACGAAATAAACTATAAAATTGTGTCATGAAAGTTTTGCAACTCGCTAGCTGACTAGGTCTTAAAAGCTCAAAATTAAAGAGAGAAGTAGGTTTTTGTTGGGTATACAATTTACAAAGGGGTTAAGAGAAATAAAGCAGGAGTAAATAACCGGGTGAAGAAATGAGCTTAGTTTCTTTGTGAAGGCATGTGTTTCTCATTCCtggtttttaattaaattctgCATCGATGAGTGAGACTAGTGATATATATCATAAGGCATATGCAGACTGCAGGAGAGAAGAAAGATATATATTGCCTGCCTGTTATCAAGGTTAGGAGATTGAGCGTATGCACATGAAAATTAAGCAATAAATCAAGGTTAGGAGATTGAGCAAAGAAGAGAAGATAGCTAGAAAAATCATGAGTTAGTGAGTGCAggcttataattaattaattaaccatGGACTCATAGTCATGGcaaaagaagacaaatttaattacaaaagaaaaagagcttAGGGGAGAGCATGGGGTTCCGGTGTTGGGGCCCGCCGAGGAAgggagagtgagtgagagcaAGAGACAAAGAGGAGGGCGGTGGGACCCACACACCGCCCATGCGCACGCTGTCTTACCAAAAACTAATTGAAGGAGGGTGTCATCATCAActatccatccatccatcaaCCCATCAATCCATGGTACCACATCATCGATCCGATTAAATTCCTCCAGACCTAACCCTAAAATATTATATCCAGCAAGGCACACCAACAACAtaacccaaaaatcaaaaagcctctctctctctcaaaagtCTTCTCATCAATCGAAACCCCAAAAAGCtcaattcattcattcaatCCCAACAGTTCTAAAACTGACACCACTACCACCTTCTTCCCTTGAGAGGCCATGGCCAAAATCCCACAActctaattctctctctctctctctctctctcttcctttcttaatTCCTCCCAATTCTTAACCAAAACCAACTACAAAGTTAAGCAAACTCACtcacatgatgatgatgagaagagaagaacaagaagaagaagagtaatTTTGTACAAGGAAGAAAGATGGTTGATTCTTCAGCTCTTTCAGCTGAATATTTGGTGGGTATGCCCTAGAAAGACTTtcccttttccttcttttcaaTTTGGCGAAGATTATTAGCCCCATTCTCTTCCTCAccaaatacccaaaaaaaacaggaaaggaaaaaaaagaaaaaaaagaaagtaaatagAACAAGCCCTCCATATCTATCTCCCTCGATCCTCAAATATCTtttgttgttgggttttgcTTAATTGCATATATAAGAGCTAGAGAGAGCTAGCTCCTGAGCTCAAAATTAGGTttgcaagaaaaatatagaCGCATATATGGATCCAGTAGCAGCACATGGGCGTCCACTGCctcctccttttctttctaGAGATCTCCACTTACATCCTCACCACCAATTCCagcaccacctccaccacaaCAACCACAATTCCGAAGACGAGCAGAACAGCAGCGGCGGAGGAGGCCTAATTAGCCGCGGCATCAAGCGCGATCGCGACGAGAACACCTCCGCCGCCACCACCTCCTTGGAAGGTAAGGAACTGGGCTCCACCAGTGCCGGGGAGGGCGAGATCACGAGGAGACCCCGGGGCCGCCCCGCGGGCTCCAAGAACAAGGCCAAGCCCCCCATCATCATAACCCGGGACAGCGCCAATGCTCTCCGATCCCACGTCATGGAAGTCGCCAACGGCTGCGATATCATGGACAGCGTCTCCACTTTTGCCAGGCGCAGGCAAAGAGGAGTTTGCATCCTCAGCGGCAGCGGAACCGTCACTAATGTCACTATAAGACAACCGGCCTCCCCGGGATCTGTGGTCACCTTACACGGCAGGTTTGAAATTCTGTCGCTTTCCGGGTCCTTTTTGCCTCCTCCTGCCCCGCCTGCTGCGTCAGGTTTGACTATATACCTGGCCGGCGTGCAGGGCCAGGTGGTTGGGGGAGGGGTTGTGGGCCCACTCCTGGCATCGGGCCCGGTGGTGATCATGGCAGCGTCTTTTGGTAATGCAGCTTATGAGAGGCTGCCtctggaggaggaggagcctGCTGCCGCAGGGCAGGTGCAGGGAAGCGGACCCCTCGGGTCTCCCGGGGTTGGTGGGCAAGAACATCAACAGCAGTCGAttcagcagcaacaacagcaaCTATTGCAAGATCCTAATGCACCGTCGCTTTTTCATGGGATGCCGCAAAGTCTACTAAATTCATGCCAATTGCCTGCTGAGGGATATTGGGGCACAGCACGCCCTCCTTATTGACTGACTGATCGCTAAGCAAGAAAAGAAGCTCactgtgttttttatttttctcaatctAAGACGGATGGATGGatccctctttctttttctttctttttttttttcttcaaattaaaCATCTTtcgattcttcttcttttataaaatttagttGATGTTTAAtgaattagttaattaaagATGTTGATTAGTTGTCATGGAATTGATTCATCTACATGGGTGTTTGGATTGAAAAATTTGATGGATTTTGGTGGGGGGGTGTTTGGTTTTACTAGTAGTGGAATAGTTACTTCCAATTCACCTCAAGTGATTGTAGCTAGCTTAGAGATGAAGCATCAACAAGTTATGCAAAAAGGTTGGCATTCcatttcactctctctctctctgctgtctcccttcaatttttcttctttttttttttctttttttttttttgtgtggttgGCTTTCTTAGATTAATGTTTGTTCTCGATTTCTTATAGGTTTTGCTTGTATAGAATACacaactcttcttcttcttcctacatcttctcttttaaaaaacaaaataaaaatcatcgtgttcattgttattgtttgtAGCAGTTACTGATGTTGTTGTGGAAATTAAAGAGGtttgttttaacttttaagtTCGTGACGGTTTCAAGAGTTTGGTGAAAACGTCTTTTCCTCAAGAGAATATagggttctctctctctctctctgaatctCTGACTCAGTGATTTAGCTAGCTAGGGTTTATTATGGAGGTCGACCGAGAAGGACATTGGATACAGGGTCACACGTGCACTGCTCTGTCTCTAAAGCTCCTTTTCGAGGCAACAACCAGAACAAAACTGACCTCAACTCAAGCAAGCGTtaaactttctctctctctctctctctctctctctcctcagaagTAAAGGAACGGAATCAATCAAGCAGCTGAGAGAAATTGAGGTcagtaaatttcataaaaaacgaaaaacaGTACTTATTTTTGTCTTGATTTTCCGATCAAATATTGAGATGCTCCTCGAAACCCTAGCTAGCTATCTCTACTTCTCTATTTGGACATTTCTGCACTTCATCGATAAGAGAGTATCCGGTCATGTTCTTCGTGGACATTATAGCTCTGCTACACATGATTAGACAATTTTTCAGATTCTCTGCCCTAATTATTTTTGGTGCATAAAAGATCTAGTCATGTTCTTAGTGGACATTATAGatatagatatagatatatatatatgcctggcttttagtttattttaacttcttattttCCTCCCCTAATTTAATtattgccttttctttttcctctagATCTTGGTTTGATGAATTTTAGCAGacattggtttttttattttattcccaAAAGAAATCTATAAGGAAGAGGACTTCTTCTTCAAGGTGCAACtgaaacatatatatagatatagattttcttttttaactggcctttttctttgattgtgGTTGTGGAATCTTTTAGATTCTTCAGAGGAGGAATCTGTCCTTCCATAATATTCACAATTTAGtattccatctttttatttatgtctATAAATAATAACCAAAATTCCTTACAGATTGTACACGAATCTCTCAAATAtagatttaaaatatttaagatATGACAAGTATAGATAAGATGAAGTTTTCTATAGATTTGTGTATAGcaacacaaataaataaatatatatatatatcttagcTGATATATAGCCTTTATTTTGCCCTTGTGCGTGCAAGTTTTGTTTGTGTATAAATTTGCgttataaattatttaaaccTTATACAATTTGAGGGGTGATTATTAGGTGGACCATGCATGTCTACTGTGCTtgagacaattcaagtttatatatatattctttcatCCGCAGTTGTAAACaatgaagaaattaaaaaaaagtagtagaaaatatataactTACGCACATTAATAACATTCGGAAGTAGACATAagagaatttatatatatatatatatatatataaatcgtTTCCAGTTCATAATGACGAGCATCACTTTCTTCAAAGTACAATCTGATTGATGAGTTTGTATACAAAGTGTCAATATTCTGTTTCTGTCCTCTTGCTTTCTGCTTTTCGACATCGCCTTAAAAGCTTATCAAAGCTAATTATAAGACCTTCAACCTGTTGCAGTTTTTCATGATCCAAAACACAGCAGGCTTTAACCTTATTTTCCTCGTTAGCCTCAACAGAGTTCGTATATATCATACGTGCGTTATATAGCTTCAGAATCTACTTGCTTCTATTGTGTTCATGCACGTGTGATACTTAACACCTATTATTGTCTTAACTTTGATATGGATTGGTCTATATAGTTCCTATCAGCTTTAACTTTTAGGATCCATATGGTAACTTAAATATGTATTAGGACCTTCCTTTGGTTCAATCATGATAATCCCAGTGGTTAAGTTTGATAAGTTCTTGGAATGCATATATGTAAACCCGTGTTCGGTTCATGGTTATTGATGTGAAGATATGAAGAATTGTCTCACATTGAAAAGTAAGTAAATATTGTAAaggtttataaggagttgggtcaCTCTCCCCATTATTAATTGGTTCAACATCCTTGAATTGAGCCGATCTATCGTTAAGGCAATAGGGCATGTTTCTCTCTTCATATTAAACGGGTATGCTTATAAGTTAAAGGAAACTTGATGTTAAGAAGGAAATAGTTgtttagtattaaatattaatcCTCTATATCATAAAGCCCTGGTTGTGTCATCACCTTAATCATGTTTCTATGCAGTGTGGAATTTGAATGTGttaaagaaaagacaaataaTATCCCACTTACTATTTACCTTGATTGGAATTTTAAttgtaataaattattatgtacTTACAAATATATCTACATATCCTATCAAATTATCAATCATGAAACGATGGATATTGGTGCGGGTCTTGAGTTGAATTGTTATTATATTCTAATGATTGACACttcctaaaaagaaaattatacatGTTCCAATGTGTTACGAGGAGttgtggatgatgatgatgtttaATTAAAGTTAAGGTTCCCCAGCCTTCACCATAACCCTAAAGTGGTGCTAGGTCCCATCATTtattaactataaaaaaaagggagcttcattaatatacccaaaataggggctgaaattataaaaaaaccccacatggattgcactttagaaacacacccaaaactcatttactacataaaaaattagtgtttaagttcttataaattacatgacTGCCATTgatcaatttaaaaaagaagaccaacacaaaaaacttaaatagcacccaaaacaagcccaacccaattttataaaaaaacccaaacaattcaTTACAAACAAAAGGTCTTGAAAACCGTAGTTTCATTAACGTGTCATGTTAATTAATCATTGTAATGTTCTACACCTttattgtcatgttgattaattgttgtaatgttccagtttagggtaataacactgctatgtcatgttgattaatggttgtaatgttccagtgtagagtaataacactgctaatTTCCTATaacatcctatttctaatgcatgtttacCCCTGTACTGTTCCAGtgtagggtaataacactgctagtttcctatgatatcctatttctaatgcatgtctacccaTGTAATGTTTCAGTCTAAGGTAATAACATTGCTAGTttattgtcatgttgattaatggctgATGTTCCAATCTAGGGTAATAATATTGCTAGTTTATTGTCATGCTGATTAATGGTTGTAATGTTCTAGTTTAGGGTAATAACAATACTAGTTTCATATGACATCCTATCTCTAATGCATGTTTACtcttgtaatgttccagtctagggtaataacactgctcgTTTCCTATGATattctatttctaatgcatatcTACCCCTATAATGTtctagtctagggtaatagCACTGCTATTTCctatgacatcctatttctaatgcatgtttaTCCCTGTAATGTtctagtctagggtaataacactgctagtttactgtcatgttgattaatgtttATCATGTTGCTATTTCTAATACATGTCCaccaaagaaaagatgaagaaagaacaaaccagaCCAACTCAAAACAAGCTGAGCCCAGATTGTTAATACtattatgtcatagaagtatattgttaatactctgtcatagaagtacattgttaataccctatcacagaagtacattgttaaacaaaaatgagattCATAACTGAAATAGTAACAAAAGTTGAATCGATCATCAAAGCTTCAAATACATTTCGAAAATCAACTAAAATCCGAAGAGAAACACataattgaagcaaaagatcAAAAATCTCAAGTACAAACCaaacgacgacgacgacggcGACGACGATAACAACGACAATGATGTGGCGAAAGAGGAGTAGAGCTCGAAGATGAGGAGTAGAGCTAAAAGCATCTGATCGAGGTTTTTTCAAGGTCTTGAACAatccgaaaaaagaaaaaatcaatagaAGCACGATTTTAGAACAAGAAATTGAAggtgaaatattgaaaattgtaGATTAAAGATGAATAATATAGTTGGACCTGAGACTGAGCTTCAATGGAAGCTCCTCTTGCTCCAACACCAGAGAAAACACCAGcgagaaaggagaaaataaatatgatttgattttttggcagatttggtttttttggcagatttggttttttggcaGACATGGAAATATTTGGTTTTATGGCAGATCTGGGCAGATCTGATTTTCCTCTCTTAAATCCATAGTACAAGGACAATATAGGTAtttaacacacacaaataaactaaaaaacaactattaaattaaaaaaaattgatagctgtcaatttttggattttttttgggtgtgtttatagtttttaaaCGGTGTAGGGTTTCTTTATAAAACCATGTCTAAGATtgggtatataactaaatttctataaaaaaaaatcactaaaCTAGAATTTAAGTCTGCTTAGAAGACCCCTCATCTTA
Above is a window of Prunus persica cultivar Lovell chromosome G2, Prunus_persica_NCBIv2, whole genome shotgun sequence DNA encoding:
- the LOC18786260 gene encoding AT-hook motif nuclear-localized protein 22; protein product: MDPVAAHGRPLPPPFLSRDLHLHPHHQFQHHLHHNNHNSEDEQNSSGGGGLISRGIKRDRDENTSAATTSLEGKELGSTSAGEGEITRRPRGRPAGSKNKAKPPIIITRDSANALRSHVMEVANGCDIMDSVSTFARRRQRGVCILSGSGTVTNVTIRQPASPGSVVTLHGRFEILSLSGSFLPPPAPPAASGLTIYLAGVQGQVVGGGVVGPLLASGPVVIMAASFGNAAYERLPLEEEEPAAAGQVQGSGPLGSPGVGGQEHQQQSIQQQQQQLLQDPNAPSLFHGMPQSLLNSCQLPAEGYWGTARPPY